In Candidatus Dormiibacterota bacterium, the following are encoded in one genomic region:
- a CDS encoding rhodanese-like domain-containing protein, with protein sequence MIFEQYYLECLSQASYLVADETTGRAVIVDPRRDIDQYLESAREHGVRIELVIETHFHADFLSGHLELARATGAEIAFGARAKPEFAARALHDGERIRLGDVALEILETPGHTPESISIVVYEHPDDTVPYGVLTGDTLFIGDVGRPDLLSSLGATSDQLASMLHDSLTGRLMRLPDPTRVFPGHGAGSACGKNLSTALSSTIGEQRASNYALQPMSREEFVHVVTEGQSAAPAYFAFDAMRNREAHELLHEHEAPTPLTIEAVLEHGRRGAVLLDTREPGAFATGSLLGSVNVGLEGRYAQYVGSVVRPDEQIVLLTEPGTELEARIRLGRIGYDRVVGCVENLYEVFQQHPELVRAGSRLTAAAFDERRRTIPGLQVVDVRNPGEVEQGSVPGAAAIPLPRLREEIGRLDPTLPTVVLCAGGYRSSIAASLLRRVGFDDVSDVLGGYQAWEGAQSRRAVIT encoded by the coding sequence GTGATCTTCGAGCAGTACTACCTCGAATGCCTCTCGCAGGCGTCGTACCTCGTCGCCGACGAAACCACCGGCCGCGCCGTCATCGTCGACCCTCGCCGCGACATCGACCAGTACCTCGAGTCGGCGAGGGAGCACGGTGTCAGGATCGAGCTGGTCATCGAGACGCACTTCCATGCCGACTTCCTCTCCGGTCACCTCGAGCTGGCGCGGGCGACCGGCGCCGAGATCGCCTTCGGGGCGCGCGCGAAGCCCGAGTTCGCGGCGCGAGCGCTGCACGACGGTGAGCGGATCAGGCTCGGCGACGTGGCCCTCGAGATCCTGGAGACCCCCGGGCACACGCCCGAGTCGATCAGCATCGTCGTGTACGAGCACCCCGACGACACCGTCCCCTACGGGGTGCTCACCGGCGACACCCTGTTCATCGGCGACGTCGGGCGGCCCGACCTGCTCTCGTCGCTCGGAGCGACCTCCGACCAGCTCGCGAGCATGCTCCACGACTCGCTGACCGGCAGGCTCATGAGGCTCCCCGACCCCACCCGTGTGTTCCCGGGACACGGCGCCGGCTCGGCGTGCGGCAAGAACCTGTCCACCGCCCTGTCGTCGACGATCGGCGAGCAGCGCGCATCGAACTACGCGCTCCAGCCGATGTCGCGCGAGGAGTTCGTCCACGTCGTGACCGAGGGTCAGTCCGCGGCGCCCGCATACTTCGCCTTCGACGCGATGCGCAACCGCGAGGCCCACGAGCTCCTCCACGAGCACGAGGCCCCGACACCGCTGACGATCGAGGCCGTCCTCGAGCACGGCCGCCGGGGTGCGGTCCTGCTCGACACCCGCGAGCCCGGTGCGTTCGCGACCGGCAGCCTGCTCGGCTCGGTGAACGTCGGTCTCGAGGGTCGCTACGCGCAGTACGTCGGCAGCGTGGTGCGCCCCGACGAGCAGATCGTGCTGCTGACCGAGCCGGGCACCGAGCTCGAGGCGAGGATCCGGCTCGGCCGGATCGGCTACGACCGCGTCGTCGGATGCGTCGAGAACCTCTACGAGGTGTTCCAGCAGCACCCCGAGCTGGTGCGGGCGGGCTCGCGGCTCACCGCCGCGGCCTTCGACGAGAGACGGCGCACCATTCCCGGCCTCCAGGTCGTGGATGTGCGAAACCCGGGCGAGGTCGAGCAGGGCTCGGTGCCGGGCGCCGCCGCCATCCCCCTGCCGCGACTGCGCGAGGAGATCGGCAGGCTCGACCCGACCCTGCCCACCGTCGTGCTCTGCGCGGGCGGCTACCGCTCGTCGATCGCTGCGAGCCTGCTGCGCCGTGTGGGCTTCGACGACGTGTCCGACGTCCTCGGCGGCTACCAGGCCTGGGAGGGCGCGCAGTCGCGCAGGGCTGTGATCACCTGA